The Cellulomonas wangleii genome includes a region encoding these proteins:
- a CDS encoding glycoside hydrolase family 6 protein: MSPRTKVVSTTRRKVVAALAASAVVAAGVTALTSTAAQAAAGCRVDYSVTSQWPGGFGATVTVTNLGDPLSSWDLRWSFADGQSIQQLWNGVVSTTGSQVSVKNVPWNGSLGTNANVQVGFNGSWAGSNNAPTSFTLNGTTCTGGVAGPTSSPTPSVTPSVTPSPVVTPTPVITPTQNPTTPPPVSNSQFHVDTTNQSYRAWQAASGSDKALLEKIALTPQAYWVGNWNDAAHAQQEVRDITGAARAAGKTAVLVVYAIPGRDCGSHSGGGVSESEYARWIDTVAQGIQGNPWVVLEPDALAQLGDCSGQGDRVGFLQYAAKALTAKGARVYIDAGHSAWLSTTEAANRLNRIGFSDAVGFSLNVSNYRTTAEAKAYGQEISRLTGGKTFVIDTSRNGNGPAGSEWCNPRGRALGERPTRVNDGSGLDALLWIKLPGESDGACNGGPGAGQWWQEMALELARNAKW, translated from the coding sequence ATGTCCCCCCGCACGAAGGTGGTCTCCACCACCCGGCGCAAGGTCGTCGCGGCCCTCGCCGCCAGCGCGGTCGTGGCCGCCGGAGTCACGGCGCTGACCTCGACCGCGGCGCAGGCCGCCGCCGGCTGTCGCGTCGACTACTCCGTGACGAGCCAGTGGCCCGGCGGCTTCGGCGCCACGGTGACCGTCACGAACCTGGGCGACCCGCTGTCGTCCTGGGACCTGCGCTGGTCGTTCGCCGACGGCCAGAGCATCCAGCAGCTGTGGAACGGGGTCGTCTCGACGACCGGTTCGCAGGTCAGCGTGAAGAACGTGCCGTGGAACGGCTCGCTCGGCACCAACGCCAACGTCCAGGTGGGCTTCAACGGCTCGTGGGCCGGCAGCAACAACGCCCCGACCTCGTTCACCCTCAACGGCACCACCTGCACCGGTGGCGTCGCGGGTCCGACGTCGAGCCCGACGCCCTCGGTCACCCCCTCCGTGACGCCCAGCCCGGTCGTCACCCCCACGCCGGTGATCACACCCACGCAGAACCCGACGACGCCCCCGCCGGTGTCGAACAGCCAGTTCCACGTCGACACGACGAACCAGTCGTACCGCGCGTGGCAGGCCGCGTCCGGCAGCGACAAGGCCCTGCTCGAGAAGATCGCGCTCACGCCGCAGGCGTACTGGGTCGGCAACTGGAACGACGCGGCGCACGCCCAGCAGGAGGTGCGGGACATCACCGGTGCCGCGCGCGCCGCGGGCAAGACCGCCGTCCTCGTCGTCTACGCCATCCCGGGCCGCGACTGCGGCTCGCACTCCGGCGGCGGCGTGTCGGAGTCCGAGTACGCGCGCTGGATCGACACCGTCGCCCAGGGCATCCAGGGCAACCCCTGGGTCGTCCTCGAGCCCGACGCCCTCGCGCAGCTCGGTGACTGCTCCGGTCAGGGCGACCGGGTCGGGTTCCTGCAGTACGCGGCCAAGGCGCTGACGGCCAAGGGCGCCCGTGTCTACATCGACGCCGGGCACTCCGCGTGGCTCTCGACGACCGAGGCCGCGAACCGCCTCAACCGCATCGGGTTCAGCGACGCCGTCGGCTTCTCGCTCAACGTGTCGAACTACCGCACGACCGCCGAGGCCAAGGCCTACGGGCAGGAGATCTCGCGCCTGACCGGTGGCAAGACGTTCGTCATCGACACGTCGCGCAACGGCAACGGCCCGGCGGGCTCCGAGTGGTGCAACCCCCGGGGCCGCGCCCTGGGTGAGCGCCCCACGCGGGTCAACGACGGCAGCGGGCTCGACGCCCTGCTGTGGATCAAGCTGCCCGGTGAGTCGGACGGTGCCTGCAACGGCGGGCCCGGTGCCGGCCAGTGGTGGCAGGAGATGGCACTGGAGCTGGCCCGCAACGCGAAGTGGTGA
- the rsgA gene encoding ribosome small subunit-dependent GTPase A — protein sequence MSTSAPQPPAGAPLRARVVRAERGAVLVVPDADLGAVARRAELPRDGLLPLPDGTRTPPTVGDVVDVVGDDAGETWPADEHATALHATALRATGLHPRRTAVVRDSAGRTSLEQVVAANVDVVLVVEHLDPDPDLGRVERLLTLAWRSGARPVVVLTKADLVPDPDGMAAEVAQVAIGVDVHAVSVLDGAGLEPLRALLAPGVAIVVVGASGAGKSSLVNRLAGREVMATGEVRVDGRGRHTTTHRELVPLADGAVLVDTPGLRGIGLVAAPEALDATFADVTALAAACRFTDCSHEREPGCAVQAAVASGELPARRLASWRKLAREAAYQARRADARLAAEERARWRRITRDHHRALRGRGAPRP from the coding sequence GTGAGCACGTCCGCACCGCAGCCACCCGCCGGCGCGCCGCTGCGCGCCCGCGTCGTGCGGGCCGAGCGCGGTGCGGTCCTCGTCGTCCCCGACGCGGACCTGGGTGCGGTCGCACGGCGCGCGGAGCTGCCCCGCGACGGCCTGCTGCCGCTGCCCGACGGCACGCGCACGCCCCCGACCGTCGGCGACGTGGTCGACGTGGTCGGCGACGACGCAGGTGAGACGTGGCCCGCCGACGAGCACGCGACAGCACTGCACGCGACCGCCCTGCGCGCGACCGGCCTGCACCCGCGGCGCACGGCGGTGGTGCGCGACTCGGCCGGCCGCACGTCGCTCGAGCAGGTCGTCGCGGCGAACGTCGACGTCGTGCTCGTGGTCGAGCACCTGGATCCCGACCCGGACCTGGGGCGGGTCGAGCGGCTGCTGACCTTGGCGTGGCGTTCCGGCGCCCGGCCCGTCGTCGTGCTCACCAAGGCGGACCTCGTCCCGGACCCCGACGGCATGGCCGCCGAGGTGGCGCAGGTCGCGATCGGCGTGGACGTCCACGCGGTGAGCGTGCTGGACGGCGCGGGCCTCGAGCCGCTGCGGGCGCTGCTGGCGCCGGGCGTGGCGATCGTGGTGGTGGGGGCGTCGGGCGCGGGCAAGTCGAGCCTGGTCAACCGCCTCGCCGGCCGGGAGGTCATGGCGACGGGGGAGGTCCGCGTGGACGGCCGGGGCCGGCACACGACGACCCACCGGGAGCTGGTGCCCCTGGCCGACGGCGCGGTCCTCGTCGACACGCCGGGGCTGCGGGGGATCGGCCTCGTCGCCGCGCCCGAGGCGCTCGACGCGACGTTCGCCGACGTGACGGCGCTCGCGGCCGCGTGCCGCTTCACGGACTGCTCCCACGAGCGGGAGCCCGGCTGCGCGGTGCAGGCGGCCGTCGCGAGCGGTGAGCTGCCGGCCCGCCGGCTGGCGAGCTGGCGCAAGCTGGCCCGCGAGGCCGCCTACCAGGCCCGTCGTGCGGACGCGCGGCTCGCGGCCGAGGAGCGGGCCCGGTGGCGACGGATCACGCGCGACCACCACCGGGCGCTGCGGGGGCGCGGTGCGCCGCGGCCCTGA
- the trpS gene encoding tryptophan--tRNA ligase, which yields MPTTARSAPSAAPSPAPAAGTRSGPDHADHARPDVLTLEEVLARDPGTFRVLTGDRPTGALHVGHLFGTLATRVALQRHGVETFVVVADYQVITDRDDAGDLPATVREVVLDYLAAGLDPEATTVFVHSDVPAVHQLMLPFLSLVTVAELDRNPTVKAELAASGRALSALLLTYPVHQAADILSVRGTLVPVGRDQLPHLELTRTVARRFTRRYGPVLTEPTALLSQAPLVLGTDGAKMSKSRGNAIELRADADATAAAVRGARTDARRTITYDPAHRPEVSNLLLLGALASARTPQDLADEIADGGAAALKAYVTDALVAHLAPVRARRAELARDPFLVRDVLARGAARAAQEADATLADVRRAMRQTS from the coding sequence ATGCCGACCACCGCCCGCTCCGCACCGTCCGCCGCACCGTCCCCCGCTCCTGCCGCCGGCACCCGTTCCGGGCCGGACCACGCCGACCACGCCCGCCCCGACGTCCTGACGCTCGAGGAGGTGCTGGCGCGGGACCCGGGGACCTTCCGGGTGCTGACCGGCGACCGTCCCACGGGCGCGCTGCACGTCGGGCACCTGTTCGGCACCCTGGCCACGCGCGTCGCGCTGCAGCGGCACGGCGTCGAGACCTTCGTCGTGGTCGCGGACTACCAGGTGATCACCGACCGGGACGACGCCGGGGACCTGCCCGCGACCGTGCGGGAGGTGGTGCTCGACTACCTCGCCGCGGGGCTCGACCCCGAGGCCACGACGGTCTTCGTGCACTCGGACGTCCCCGCCGTGCACCAGCTCATGCTGCCGTTCCTCTCGCTGGTGACCGTCGCCGAGCTGGACCGCAACCCCACGGTCAAGGCCGAGCTCGCCGCGTCCGGACGCGCCCTGTCCGCCCTGCTGCTGACGTACCCCGTGCACCAGGCCGCGGACATCCTCTCGGTCCGCGGCACGCTGGTCCCCGTGGGGCGCGACCAGCTGCCGCACCTGGAGCTGACGCGCACCGTCGCGCGGCGGTTCACCCGCCGGTACGGGCCCGTCCTGACGGAGCCGACCGCGCTCCTGTCGCAGGCTCCGCTCGTCCTGGGCACGGACGGGGCCAAGATGAGCAAGAGCCGCGGCAACGCGATCGAGCTGCGCGCGGACGCCGACGCCACGGCCGCGGCGGTGCGCGGGGCCCGGACGGACGCCCGACGCACCATCACCTACGACCCGGCACACCGCCCCGAGGTCTCCAACCTGCTGCTGCTGGGCGCGCTGGCGTCCGCGCGGACGCCGCAGGACCTCGCCGACGAGATCGCGGACGGGGGCGCGGCCGCACTCAAGGCGTACGTCACCGACGCCCTCGTCGCGCACCTCGCGCCCGTGCGGGCCCGCCGGGCCGAGCTGGCGCGCGATCCGTTCCTCGTGCGCGACGTCCTGGCGCGCGGGGCCGCGCGGGCCGCCCAGGAGGCCGACGCGACGCTGGCCGACGTCCGGCGGGCGATGCGGCAGACGTCCTGA
- the gdhA gene encoding NADP-specific glutamate dehydrogenase has product MQVQLERVLEQVLARNPGEREFHQAVTEVFESLGPVLERHPHYVDAAVLERLCEPERQIIFRVPWVDDQGRVRINRGFRVEFNSALGPYKGGLRFHPSVYLGIVKFLGFEQVFKNSLTGMPIGGGKGGSDFDPRGRSDGEVMRFCQSFMTELYRHIGEYTDVPAGDIGVGGREIGWLFGQYKRITNRYESGVITGKGVTWGGSLVRTEATGYGTVLFAERMLATRGLSFDGMRVVVSGAGNVAIHAIEKAQSLGAHVVACSDSHGYVVDEAGIDLEVLKQVREVERRPVEEYAARRSGAHYVPAARVWQVDAQVALPCATQNELDESDAKRLVDAGLLAVAEGANMPLTPEAVALVQGAGVLYAPGKAANAGGVATSALEMQQNASRDAWSFEHTEERLATIMARIHDNCEETAELYGDPGNYVLGANIAGFTKVADAMLALGVV; this is encoded by the coding sequence ATGCAGGTACAGCTCGAGCGTGTCCTCGAACAGGTGCTCGCGCGCAACCCCGGTGAGCGCGAGTTCCACCAGGCCGTCACCGAGGTCTTCGAGAGTCTCGGCCCGGTGCTCGAACGGCATCCCCACTACGTGGACGCGGCCGTGCTCGAGCGCCTCTGCGAGCCCGAGCGGCAGATCATCTTCCGCGTGCCGTGGGTGGACGACCAGGGACGGGTCCGCATCAACCGCGGCTTCCGCGTCGAGTTCAACTCCGCGCTCGGCCCGTACAAGGGCGGCCTGCGGTTCCACCCCTCGGTGTACCTGGGGATCGTGAAGTTCCTCGGCTTCGAGCAGGTCTTCAAGAACTCCCTGACCGGCATGCCCATCGGCGGCGGCAAGGGCGGCTCCGACTTCGACCCGCGTGGGCGCTCCGACGGCGAGGTCATGCGGTTCTGCCAGTCGTTCATGACCGAGCTGTACCGGCACATCGGGGAGTACACCGACGTGCCGGCGGGTGACATCGGCGTCGGCGGCCGCGAGATCGGCTGGCTGTTCGGCCAGTACAAGCGCATCACCAACCGCTACGAGTCGGGTGTCATCACCGGCAAGGGCGTGACGTGGGGCGGTTCGCTGGTGCGCACCGAGGCCACGGGCTACGGCACCGTCCTGTTCGCCGAGCGCATGCTGGCCACCCGTGGCCTGTCGTTCGACGGCATGCGCGTCGTGGTGTCCGGGGCGGGCAACGTCGCGATCCACGCGATCGAGAAGGCGCAGTCCCTCGGCGCGCACGTCGTGGCCTGCTCGGACTCGCACGGGTACGTCGTCGACGAGGCGGGCATCGACCTCGAGGTGCTGAAGCAGGTCCGCGAGGTCGAGCGCCGACCCGTCGAGGAGTACGCGGCGCGCCGCAGCGGGGCGCACTACGTGCCGGCGGCCCGCGTGTGGCAGGTCGACGCGCAGGTCGCGCTGCCGTGCGCCACGCAGAACGAGCTCGACGAGAGCGACGCCAAGCGCCTGGTCGACGCGGGCCTGCTCGCCGTGGCCGAGGGCGCCAACATGCCGCTGACGCCCGAGGCGGTCGCGCTCGTGCAGGGTGCCGGCGTCCTCTACGCGCCCGGCAAGGCCGCGAACGCCGGTGGCGTGGCGACGTCGGCTCTCGAGATGCAGCAGAACGCCAGCCGTGACGCGTGGTCGTTCGAGCACACCGAGGAGCGGCTCGCCACGATCATGGCGCGCATCCACGACAACTGCGAGGAGACCGCCGAGCTGTACGGCGACCCGGGCAACTACGTGCTCGGCGCCAACATCGCCGGCTTCACCAAGGTCGCGGACGCGATGCTCGCTCTCGGCGTCGTCTGA